Proteins from a genomic interval of Helicobacteraceae bacterium:
- a CDS encoding ABC transporter substrate-binding protein: MRRKSGIAKTIAMLAAFGLSVSIAQADPELKEINLQKSPWTVVALEKGFFKEEFDKIGTKKITLIAQGAAELLGAESAAVGGGSLAIAQRMVYPSTIHRINGLNTVVIWISEPSNRYRTPTLAAANNKQINSVTDLEGKKFGSSRISCYWSAPFESLNSAGIPFDSRLKKGKVRHENIDNSAVAIAAVLSGETDATAVHLAAPAFTGPWLSGKFKIVDHPADDGVYINHAGRITYVARKDFVDKYPQVIKAFLTAREKTRAWATDHPNEAAEIIAKETRVPIEVALFQITHIGQWEFTGGEANANRARTAIKEFLRYYIANGDDILTQKSLTDKEVDAFIDGRFFAGGTHSIYKK, from the coding sequence ATGCGGAGAAAATCAGGTATCGCAAAAACGATCGCCATGTTGGCGGCGTTTGGTCTGTCGGTTTCGATCGCGCAAGCCGATCCGGAATTAAAGGAGATAAATCTCCAAAAGTCGCCTTGGACGGTGGTCGCGCTGGAAAAGGGCTTTTTCAAAGAGGAGTTCGACAAGATCGGCACAAAGAAGATCACGCTGATCGCGCAGGGCGCGGCGGAGCTTTTAGGGGCTGAAAGCGCGGCGGTGGGCGGCGGATCGCTCGCGATCGCGCAACGAATGGTCTATCCTTCGACAATTCACCGCATAAACGGGCTGAACACGGTCGTGATATGGATTAGCGAGCCTTCCAACCGCTACCGCACGCCGACTTTGGCGGCTGCGAACAACAAGCAGATCAATTCGGTTACGGATTTAGAGGGCAAGAAGTTCGGCTCTAGTCGCATTTCGTGCTACTGGTCAGCGCCGTTTGAAAGTCTAAATAGCGCGGGTATTCCGTTTGATTCGCGTCTGAAAAAAGGCAAAGTAAGACACGAAAATATCGACAACTCCGCCGTGGCGATCGCCGCCGTTCTTTCGGGCGAGACGGACGCTACCGCCGTTCATCTAGCCGCGCCCGCATTTACGGGACCGTGGCTTTCCGGCAAATTCAAAATTGTCGATCACCCCGCCGACGACGGCGTTTATATCAACCACGCGGGTCGCATTACCTATGTGGCGCGCAAAGATTTTGTCGATAAGTATCCGCAGGTAATCAAAGCCTTTTTGACCGCGCGCGAAAAAACTCGCGCGTGGGCTACCGATCACCCCAACGAAGCGGCTGAGATTATCGCCAAAGAGACCCGCGTCCCGATCGAAGTGGCGCTCTTTCAGATTACGCACATCGGACAGTGGGAATTTACGGGCGGCGAGGCGAACGCCAATCGCGCGAGAACGGCTATCAAAGAGTTCCTGCGCTACTACATAGCCAACGGCGACGACATTCTGACGCAAAAAAGCCTGACCGACAAAGAGGTGGACGCCTTTATCGACGGACGATTTTTCGCGGGCGGAACGCACTCGATCTACAAAAAATAA
- a CDS encoding highly acidic protein: MTYDDETWQDDDFNDAPPLDDDAQSDSDFTDDDTSKRGDYGKYDDDDYSYNDGEEDEDYYE, from the coding sequence ATGACTTACGACGACGAAACGTGGCAAGACGACGACTTTAACGACGCGCCGCCGCTGGACGACGACGCGCAATCCGATAGCGATTTCACAGACGACGATACGTCTAAACGCGGCGATTACGGCAAATACGACGACGACGATTACAGCTATAACGACGGCGAAGAGGACGAGGATTATTACGAATAA
- a CDS encoding TIGR00730 family Rossman fold protein, translating to MDNKIAIGSQLDFSEPWSIFRVMSDFVNGYDSLKEVGPSVTVFGSARTKREHKYYKAAQKLGYMLAECGFNVITGGSAGIMEAANRGAFCSGGGKSIGLNIELPHEQASNEYLDLSLKFDYFFARKVMLVRYSYAYIIFPGGFGTMDELFEALTLVQTRKIFPIGVFLVGADYYRPLLDFIRSSMINEGAIAKEDADLIKLTDDLDEVVNFTKEHIFARIREMETMGLTKASDYSRLKKLQEANRNKEGR from the coding sequence ATGGACAACAAGATTGCAATCGGCTCGCAACTGGATTTTAGCGAGCCGTGGAGCATCTTTCGCGTAATGTCGGATTTCGTAAACGGTTACGACTCCCTTAAAGAGGTAGGACCTTCGGTTACGGTTTTCGGTAGCGCTAGGACAAAAAGAGAGCATAAATACTACAAAGCGGCGCAAAAGCTCGGATATATGCTCGCCGAATGCGGCTTCAACGTTATAACGGGCGGTAGCGCGGGCATTATGGAGGCGGCGAACCGCGGCGCGTTTTGCTCCGGAGGCGGCAAGTCGATCGGGCTTAATATAGAACTTCCGCACGAACAGGCAAGCAACGAATATCTGGATTTGAGTTTGAAATTCGACTATTTTTTCGCCCGTAAGGTTATGCTGGTGAGATATTCATACGCGTATATTATTTTTCCGGGCGGCTTTGGGACTATGGACGAGCTATTTGAAGCTCTGACGCTCGTTCAAACGCGCAAGATATTTCCGATCGGCGTGTTTTTGGTTGGCGCGGACTACTATCGTCCGCTGTTGGACTTTATTCGATCGAGTATGATAAACGAAGGCGCGATCGCCAAAGAAGACGCGGATTTGATAAAATTAACGGACGATCTCGACGAAGTCGTCAATTTTACTAAAGAGCATATTTTCGCGCGGATTAGAGAAATGGAGACGATGGGACTTACGAAAGCGAGCGATTACTCGCGTCTTAAAAAACTTCAAGAAGCGAATCGGAACAAGGAGGGGCGATGA
- a CDS encoding magnesium transporter, whose product MEQDIRAQKEELLEFAARCESGERSLDEPSIHESDIAEALLELNGESETDYNRVINALPPELLGLVAFELPEKMQEELIKTLNARRWAEVVKALDTDDATDIVQRIEETDKEKSYEVLRQVGGDLKENIENLKRFDEDSAGAIMQTELFSAKMSEKISDSIKRLRSMVISEELSNIHFVFVVDEQNKLMAMLSLEELIMLDPDKTYEESVTKLDEPIFVYSHDTIETVTQTVERYDLAAIAVVDHFRRLLGRITSDDIYDLIEDQATEQLYSLAQIGDNTEVSDGTVKNGWARAKWLFLNLATATFSATLISFFAESIEQIVALAILMPIVASMGGVLGMQTLTVTVRKLALGEVKISDARSVIAREVAIALFNGAIFAVCAGALAWAWFSMPLLGAAIALAMLSNMLYAGFFGAGIPLALKRFGIDPAVASSALLTTITDGAGFFTFLGLATLILL is encoded by the coding sequence TTGGAACAGGACATTCGCGCCCAAAAAGAAGAATTGCTCGAATTTGCCGCGCGTTGCGAAAGCGGCGAACGTTCTTTAGACGAGCCTTCCATTCACGAATCGGATATAGCCGAAGCTCTGCTGGAGCTGAACGGGGAGAGCGAGACCGATTATAACCGCGTCATAAACGCGCTACCGCCAGAACTGCTTGGTCTCGTTGCGTTTGAGCTGCCCGAAAAGATGCAAGAGGAGCTAATCAAAACGCTTAACGCCCGCAGGTGGGCTGAAGTCGTCAAAGCGCTCGATACCGACGACGCGACGGATATTGTCCAGAGAATCGAAGAGACCGACAAGGAGAAGTCCTACGAGGTTTTGCGCCAAGTAGGCGGCGATCTTAAAGAGAACATCGAAAATCTTAAACGCTTTGACGAGGATAGCGCGGGCGCGATTATGCAGACTGAGCTTTTCAGCGCGAAGATGAGCGAAAAAATTAGCGATTCTATTAAGCGTTTGCGAAGCATGGTTATAAGCGAGGAGTTAAGCAATATCCACTTCGTTTTTGTCGTGGACGAACAAAATAAACTTATGGCTATGTTAAGTCTTGAAGAGCTGATTATGCTTGATCCAGACAAGACCTACGAAGAGAGCGTTACCAAACTAGACGAGCCTATCTTCGTCTATTCGCACGACACGATCGAGACGGTTACGCAGACGGTGGAGCGCTACGATTTAGCGGCGATCGCCGTGGTGGATCACTTTAGGCGGCTATTAGGACGTATCACAAGCGACGATATTTACGATCTAATCGAGGATCAAGCCACCGAGCAGTTATACTCTTTGGCGCAAATCGGGGATAATACGGAGGTTAGCGACGGAACGGTCAAAAACGGCTGGGCGCGAGCGAAATGGTTGTTTTTGAATCTAGCTACGGCAACGTTTAGCGCCACGCTGATCAGCTTTTTCGCCGAATCGATCGAACAGATTGTCGCGTTGGCGATACTTATGCCGATCGTGGCGAGCATGGGCGGCGTGCTTGGTATGCAGACGCTCACCGTTACGGTGCGCAAACTTGCCTTAGGCGAAGTGAAAATCTCGGACGCGAGATCGGTAATCGCCAGAGAGGTCGCGATCGCGCTTTTCAACGGAGCGATCTTCGCCGTATGCGCGGGGGCGCTCGCTTGGGCGTGGTTTAGCATGCCGCTACTGGGCGCGGCAATCGCGTTGGCAATGCTCTCAAATATGCTTTACGCCGGCTTTTTCGGAGCCGGCATTCCGCTTGCGCTGAAACGTTTCGGAATCGATCCGGCGGTGGCAAGTAGCGCGCTTTTAACCACGATTACGGACGGGGCTGGATTTTTCACCTTTTTAGGACTCGCCACTTTAATTTTATTATAA
- a CDS encoding thioredoxin family protein → MRKTALFILCAVVGFGADWLDNYGEALALAKEQNKPILTIVMRQTCPYCRMLINETLPMKAIDEKIQKEFIPLMLDTEENPEQTAKSRLRAAAVPASFILSPNGEVQATRVGYAPPMEYMRFLQTE, encoded by the coding sequence ATGCGTAAAACGGCGTTGTTTATACTGTGCGCGGTTGTCGGTTTTGGCGCGGATTGGCTGGATAATTACGGCGAGGCTCTCGCGCTTGCCAAAGAGCAAAACAAACCGATTTTGACGATTGTAATGCGGCAAACCTGCCCGTATTGTAGGATGCTGATTAACGAAACCTTGCCGATGAAAGCGATCGACGAGAAAATTCAAAAAGAGTTTATCCCGCTAATGCTCGACACCGAAGAAAATCCGGAGCAAACGGCAAAATCGCGGCTTCGCGCCGCCGCCGTTCCGGCGTCGTTTATCCTCTCGCCAAACGGCGAAGTCCAAGCGACGCGCGTAGGCTACGCGCCGCCTATGGAGTATATGCGGTTTTTGCAAACCGAGTAG
- a CDS encoding inorganic phosphate transporter encodes MKLKNLDELEKKASGNSRLDFTRLGGALLFMLVVFIYATIRMDSLVSSAPFATTLLVMAALFGAYMAMNIGANDVANNMGPVVGSKALTMGGAIVIAAAFEALGAIIAGGEVVTTVKSGIIDLSAAGGADNFVRIMACALLAGAVWLNLATALGAPVSTTHAIVGAVMGAGIAGGGFEAVHWETIGAIASSWVISPVFGGVIAAATLYTIKRTITYRRQMTKAAAQIVPLLNALMAWAFGTYMLIKGFGNLVKIDFLNATIYSGGFAIAIYLLSRYHANKTALRIENSKEAVNKLFGLPLIFAAALLSFAHGANDVANAIGPLAAIDETLRSAVVVSEAPIPLWIMLIGALGLAVGLALYGPKLIKTVGGEITDLDKMRAYCIALSAALTVIVASQLGLPISTTHVAIGAVFGVGFLREYLKSSHAKMLELIIQAHEGEARSRVEAYIARFKAAPLEKKAIMLMAMKKKAAQKEANQPHFSKKERKVLKKEYKKELVKRSAVKKIVAAWIVTVPATALISATLFMIVKLAF; translated from the coding sequence GTGAAGCTAAAAAACCTAGACGAGCTTGAAAAAAAAGCAAGCGGCAACTCTCGCCTAGATTTCACGCGCTTAGGCGGCGCGTTACTATTTATGCTCGTCGTGTTTATCTACGCGACGATACGCATGGATTCTTTAGTTTCAAGCGCGCCGTTCGCTACGACGTTGCTGGTTATGGCGGCGCTGTTCGGCGCGTATATGGCTATGAACATAGGCGCCAACGACGTGGCGAACAATATGGGACCGGTAGTCGGCTCCAAAGCGCTAACGATGGGCGGCGCGATCGTAATCGCCGCCGCTTTCGAGGCGTTAGGCGCGATAATCGCCGGCGGGGAGGTGGTTACCACCGTAAAAAGCGGTATTATCGATCTTTCAGCCGCCGGCGGCGCCGACAATTTTGTTCGTATTATGGCGTGCGCGCTGCTTGCCGGCGCCGTGTGGCTAAATCTAGCTACGGCGCTGGGCGCGCCGGTTTCTACGACGCACGCCATCGTTGGCGCCGTTATGGGCGCGGGGATCGCCGGGGGCGGTTTTGAAGCGGTGCATTGGGAAACGATAGGCGCGATCGCGTCTAGCTGGGTTATATCGCCGGTTTTCGGAGGCGTTATAGCCGCCGCGACGTTATACACGATCAAACGCACTATTACCTATCGGCGGCAGATGACCAAAGCCGCCGCCCAGATCGTGCCGCTTCTGAACGCGCTGATGGCGTGGGCGTTTGGGACCTATATGCTAATCAAGGGCTTTGGCAATCTAGTAAAAATAGATTTCTTAAACGCGACAATCTATTCCGGCGGTTTTGCGATCGCGATCTATCTGCTTTCGCGTTATCACGCCAATAAGACGGCGTTAAGAATAGAAAACTCTAAGGAGGCGGTGAATAAACTATTCGGTCTGCCGCTAATTTTTGCCGCCGCGTTGCTTAGCTTTGCGCACGGCGCGAACGACGTGGCAAACGCGATAGGTCCGCTCGCCGCGATCGACGAAACGCTAAGAAGCGCCGTCGTGGTTTCCGAAGCGCCAATTCCGTTGTGGATTATGCTAATCGGCGCGCTTGGGCTTGCGGTAGGCTTGGCTCTTTACGGACCAAAACTTATTAAAACCGTCGGCGGCGAGATAACCGATTTAGACAAAATGCGCGCCTACTGTATCGCGCTTTCGGCGGCGCTAACCGTGATCGTCGCTTCGCAGTTAGGTCTTCCCATATCGACGACGCACGTGGCTATCGGCGCGGTTTTTGGGGTGGGTTTTTTGCGCGAGTATCTCAAAAGTTCGCACGCCAAAATGCTGGAGTTGATTATTCAAGCGCACGAGGGCGAGGCGCGAAGCCGCGTGGAGGCTTATATTGCCCGTTTCAAAGCCGCGCCTTTGGAAAAAAAGGCGATTATGCTTATGGCGATGAAGAAAAAAGCGGCGCAAAAAGAGGCGAATCAACCCCATTTCTCTAAAAAAGAGCGTAAAGTCCTGAAAAAAGAGTATAAAAAAGAGCTTGTCAAGCGTTCGGCGGTCAAAAAGATCGTCGCGGCGTGGATCGTAACCGTTCCGGCTACCGCGCTAATATCGGCGACGCTATTTATGATCGTTAAATTGGCGTTTTAG
- the glmS gene encoding glutamine--fructose-6-phosphate transaminase (isomerizing), producing the protein MCGIVGYIGASGIKKTLLDGLKELEYRGYDSAGIAVMQNGKIDSFKAAGKLSALVDKTADFNPKGFAVGIAHTRWATHGKPTEINAHPHGGAHSAVVHNGIIENYQALKDGLIAKGVKFLSQTDTEAIVHLYESFLSREKDAFKSFELTVRAIDGAYAILLIDETSPTTIFFAKKGSPLQIGDGENGRYFASSDAPLVGVCENAIYLEDGSWGYANDREVKIFAGDSPVAPRKKPLPLTRSAARKEGFRFFMEKEIYEQTKAAGETLASRLSADSTRLDELSEGFLTNVESLRLCACGTSYNAALASSYIFERLAKIEARCEIASEFRYRDPVLRKNELFVVISQSGETADTLEALKMAKKAGLKTLAICNVDNSSIAREADATILTRAGIEKGVASTKAFATQMIVLWLLALHIAQSSAAIDGGAIAKEIAALRRVPAALSIKPERHDLIRRLSKRYLHGHGFFFIGRDIFYPLALEGALKLKEISYLHAEGYPAGEMKHGPIALADSELFTIALTSETSLKEKTRSNVEELIARDSTLLVIGADRFALADDYLPIDERDHPMLEFFEMTTAIQLLALEIAIRLGNDVDMPRNLAKSVTVE; encoded by the coding sequence ATGTGCGGCATAGTCGGTTATATCGGCGCGAGCGGTATCAAAAAAACGTTGCTTGACGGGCTAAAAGAGCTTGAGTATCGCGGTTACGACAGCGCCGGAATCGCCGTTATGCAAAACGGCAAGATTGATTCGTTTAAGGCGGCGGGCAAACTGAGCGCTCTCGTCGATAAAACGGCGGATTTTAATCCTAAAGGCTTCGCCGTAGGCATAGCGCATACCCGTTGGGCGACGCATGGGAAACCGACCGAAATTAACGCGCATCCGCACGGCGGCGCGCACTCGGCGGTGGTGCATAACGGCATTATAGAGAACTACCAAGCGCTTAAAGACGGCTTGATCGCTAAAGGCGTTAAGTTTTTGAGCCAAACGGACACCGAGGCGATCGTTCATCTATACGAGTCGTTTTTATCGCGCGAGAAGGACGCTTTCAAATCTTTTGAATTGACCGTTAGAGCGATCGACGGCGCTTACGCGATCTTGCTGATCGACGAAACCTCCCCGACGACGATCTTTTTCGCGAAAAAAGGATCGCCTTTACAGATCGGCGACGGGGAAAACGGACGTTATTTCGCCTCGTCGGACGCGCCGCTCGTCGGCGTTTGCGAAAACGCAATCTATCTTGAGGACGGCTCGTGGGGTTACGCGAACGATCGCGAGGTTAAAATTTTCGCGGGCGACAGCCCCGTTGCGCCGCGAAAAAAACCGCTTCCGCTAACGCGAAGCGCGGCGCGAAAAGAGGGCTTTAGATTTTTTATGGAAAAGGAAATATACGAACAAACAAAAGCGGCTGGCGAAACTCTCGCCTCTCGTCTAAGCGCGGATTCCACGCGCTTAGACGAGCTGTCGGAAGGATTTTTGACAAACGTAGAGTCGCTAAGACTATGCGCGTGCGGCACAAGTTACAACGCCGCCCTCGCTTCGTCGTATATATTCGAGCGGCTTGCGAAAATTGAGGCTAGATGCGAAATAGCGAGCGAGTTTCGCTACCGCGATCCCGTGTTGCGTAAAAACGAGCTTTTTGTCGTAATCTCCCAAAGCGGCGAAACGGCGGATACGCTCGAAGCGCTTAAAATGGCGAAAAAAGCCGGGCTAAAAACGTTGGCGATATGTAACGTCGATAACAGCTCGATCGCGCGCGAGGCGGACGCGACGATTTTAACCCGCGCGGGAATAGAAAAGGGGGTCGCTTCCACAAAAGCGTTCGCCACGCAGATGATCGTTTTGTGGCTTTTGGCGCTACATATCGCGCAAAGCTCCGCCGCGATAGACGGCGGCGCGATCGCCAAAGAGATCGCCGCGTTGCGCCGCGTCCCCGCAGCTCTCTCGATCAAGCCCGAACGCCACGATCTGATTCGGCGTTTAAGCAAGCGCTATCTGCACGGACACGGATTTTTCTTTATTGGGCGCGATATTTTTTATCCGCTCGCTTTAGAGGGCGCGTTGAAGCTAAAGGAGATTAGTTATCTGCACGCCGAAGGCTATCCTGCGGGCGAAATGAAGCACGGTCCGATCGCGCTTGCCGATTCGGAGCTTTTCACCATCGCGCTAACGTCGGAAACGTCGTTAAAAGAAAAAACGCGCTCCAACGTCGAAGAGCTAATCGCTCGCGACTCTACGCTGCTGGTTATCGGCGCGGATCGTTTCGCTCTAGCCGACGATTATCTGCCGATCGACGAGCGCGATCACCCGATGTTGGAGTTTTTTGAGATGACGACGGCGATTCAGCTACTTGCGCTGGAGATCGCCATAAGGCTTGGCAACGACGTGGATATGCCGCGCAACCTAGCCAAAAGCGTAACCGTAGAGTAA
- a CDS encoding argininosuccinate synthase, protein MSKPIKKVVLAYSGGLDTSVILKWLQTRYGCEIVTFTADLGQGEELEPARQKALKLGVKPENIFVEDLREEFVRDFVFPMFRANAIYEGEYLLGTSIARPLIAKKQMEIAAKVGADAVSHGATGKGNDQVRFELGYLSFDPDIAIIAPWREWELNSRASLLEFASKHDIPIEKKSAEESPYSMDANLLHISYEGKGLEDPWNAPEEDMWRLSVSPENAPNTPEIIEIGFEKGDAVSVNGEPLSPASLLRRLNELGGKHGIGRLDIVENRYVGMKSRGCYETPGGTILLKARRAIESIALDRGEAHLKDELMPRYAELIYNGYWWSNERKMLQAAIDATQENVTGVVRLKLYKGSVTTLGRKAPRSLFNAAYSTFEKDEVYNQKDAAGFIRLNALRFIIGGKAKRS, encoded by the coding sequence ATGAGCAAACCAATTAAAAAGGTCGTTCTTGCCTACTCCGGCGGGCTTGATACTTCCGTTATTCTTAAATGGCTGCAAACGCGATACGGCTGCGAGATCGTAACCTTTACGGCGGATCTAGGACAAGGCGAAGAGCTTGAACCCGCGCGCCAAAAAGCGCTGAAACTGGGCGTGAAGCCTGAAAATATCTTTGTAGAGGACTTGCGCGAGGAGTTTGTCCGCGATTTTGTTTTTCCGATGTTTCGCGCCAACGCGATCTACGAGGGCGAATACCTGCTTGGCACCTCGATCGCCCGCCCGTTGATCGCGAAAAAACAGATGGAGATCGCCGCTAAAGTCGGCGCGGACGCGGTTAGCCACGGCGCGACGGGCAAAGGCAACGATCAGGTGCGTTTCGAGCTGGGCTATCTAAGTTTCGACCCCGATATTGCGATTATAGCCCCTTGGCGCGAGTGGGAGCTAAACTCGCGCGCCTCGCTGCTGGAGTTCGCTAGTAAGCACGATATTCCAATCGAAAAAAAGAGCGCGGAAGAAAGCCCGTATAGTATGGACGCGAATCTGCTGCATATCTCATACGAGGGCAAGGGCTTAGAAGACCCATGGAACGCGCCTGAGGAGGATATGTGGCGGCTTAGCGTTTCGCCCGAAAACGCGCCGAATACGCCTGAGATAATAGAGATCGGCTTCGAGAAGGGCGACGCGGTATCGGTAAATGGCGAGCCGCTTTCGCCCGCCTCGCTTTTGCGGCGCTTAAACGAGCTTGGCGGCAAGCACGGAATCGGTCGGCTGGATATAGTGGAAAACCGCTATGTGGGAATGAAATCGCGCGGGTGCTATGAAACGCCCGGCGGGACGATCCTGCTCAAAGCGCGCAGGGCGATCGAATCAATCGCGCTAGATCGCGGCGAGGCGCACTTGAAAGACGAGCTTATGCCGCGCTACGCGGAGCTAATATATAACGGCTACTGGTGGTCGAACGAGCGCAAGATGTTGCAAGCGGCGATCGACGCGACGCAAGAGAACGTTACGGGCGTAGTCAGGCTGAAACTATATAAAGGCTCCGTTACAACGCTTGGGCGCAAAGCGCCGCGATCGCTCTTTAACGCCGCTTATTCGACCTTTGAAAAAGACGAGGTGTATAACCAAAAAGACGCTGCTGGCTTTATCCGCCTGAACGCCTTGCGCTTTATTATCGGAGGCAAAGCTAAAAGATCGTAA
- the typA gene encoding translational GTPase TypA yields the protein MNIRNIAVIAHVDHGKTTMVDGLLRQSGTFGAHEQIEDCAMDSNAQEKERGITILSKNTAIRYKGCKINIIDTPGHADFGGEVERVLKMVDGVLLLVDAQEGVMPQTRFVVKKAIGFGLRPIVVVNKIDKPAADPDRVINEVFDLLVQMDANERQLDFPIIYASGVNGYAKNNLDDENKDLAPLFDAILQETPPPSGDETNHIQAQVFTLDYDNYVGKIGIARVFNGKLRKNQTLTLVKSDGEKVSGRITKLIGFHGLTRMEIDEAVAGDIVAIAGFATIDVGDSLVDPNNPMPLDPLHIEEPTLSVLFAVNDSPLAGTEGKHVTSNKIRDRLEKEMQTNIAMKMQEEGEGKFKVSGRGELQITVLAENMRREGFEFSIGRPEVIVKEENGAKLEPFEHLVIDAPEAFSGVVIEKLGKRKAEMKAMIPMGAGYTRMEFEIPARGLIGFRMQFLTDTKGEGVMNHSFLDYRQFNGAVESRGNGALISMENGEAVAYSIFNLQDRGVIFIKPQDRVYVGMVIGEHTRPNDLDVNPIKGKQLTNMRASGSDDAIKLTPPREHTLESAIEWIDDDEIVEITPKNIRIRKKYLDPNTRKRMAR from the coding sequence ATGAATATCAGAAATATAGCGGTGATCGCGCATGTCGATCACGGCAAAACGACTATGGTTGACGGATTGCTTAGACAATCGGGGACGTTTGGCGCGCACGAACAGATCGAGGACTGCGCTATGGACTCAAACGCGCAGGAAAAGGAGCGCGGCATTACGATTCTCTCCAAAAATACGGCAATCCGCTACAAAGGCTGTAAAATCAACATCATCGACACGCCCGGACACGCCGACTTTGGCGGCGAGGTGGAGCGCGTGCTAAAGATGGTTGACGGCGTGCTACTGCTTGTGGACGCGCAAGAGGGCGTTATGCCGCAAACGCGATTCGTCGTCAAAAAGGCTATTGGGTTTGGTTTGCGTCCGATTGTCGTGGTTAATAAGATCGACAAACCCGCCGCCGATCCCGATCGCGTGATTAACGAGGTGTTTGATCTGCTCGTCCAAATGGACGCGAACGAGCGCCAGCTTGATTTTCCGATTATCTATGCAAGCGGCGTGAATGGATACGCGAAAAACAATCTCGACGACGAGAATAAAGACCTCGCGCCGCTATTTGACGCGATTTTGCAAGAGACGCCGCCGCCAAGCGGAGACGAGACGAACCATATTCAGGCGCAGGTTTTCACGCTCGATTACGACAACTATGTCGGCAAAATTGGCATCGCGCGCGTTTTCAACGGCAAACTGCGCAAAAATCAGACGCTCACGCTGGTAAAGAGCGACGGCGAAAAGGTTAGCGGGCGCATAACGAAACTGATCGGTTTTCACGGGCTTACTCGAATGGAGATCGACGAAGCCGTCGCGGGCGATATTGTGGCGATCGCCGGTTTTGCGACGATTGACGTGGGCGATAGCCTTGTCGATCCCAACAACCCTATGCCGCTTGATCCGCTCCATATAGAGGAGCCGACCCTCTCCGTGTTGTTTGCCGTCAATGATTCGCCGCTTGCGGGAACGGAAGGGAAACATGTAACCTCAAACAAAATCCGCGATCGGTTGGAAAAGGAGATGCAAACCAACATCGCTATGAAGATGCAGGAAGAAGGGGAGGGCAAGTTCAAAGTTTCGGGGCGAGGCGAACTGCAAATTACCGTTTTAGCGGAGAATATGCGCCGCGAGGGATTTGAGTTTTCGATCGGCAGACCGGAGGTGATCGTCAAGGAGGAAAACGGCGCAAAGCTAGAGCCGTTCGAGCATCTTGTGATCGACGCGCCGGAGGCATTTTCGGGCGTTGTGATCGAGAAGCTAGGCAAACGCAAAGCCGAGATGAAAGCGATGATTCCGATGGGCGCGGGCTACACGCGAATGGAGTTTGAAATCCCCGCGCGCGGACTGATCGGGTTTCGTATGCAGTTTTTGACCGATACGAAAGGCGAGGGCGTAATGAACCACTCGTTTTTGGACTATCGGCAGTTTAACGGCGCGGTTGAAAGCAGGGGCAACGGGGCGCTGATCTCGATGGAGAACGGCGAGGCGGTGGCGTATAGTATTTTTAACCTCCAAGATCGCGGCGTGATTTTCATAAAACCGCAGGATAGGGTCTATGTGGGAATGGTGATCGGCGAGCATACGCGCCCTAACGATCTGGACGTAAATCCGATCAAAGGCAAGCAGCTTACCAATATGCGAGCAAGCGGTTCGGACGACGCTATAAAACTCACGCCGCCGCGAGAACACACGCTTGAAAGCGCGATCGAGTGGATCGACGACGATGAAATCGTGGAGATTACGCCAAAAAATATCCGTATTCGCAAGAAATATCTCGATCCAAACACGCGAAAAAGAATGGCTAGGTGA